A part of Micromonospora chersina genomic DNA contains:
- a CDS encoding winged helix-turn-helix domain-containing protein, whose protein sequence is MPNREGRLPTRRSSAGLPGLNIQCKACKEQEPNMLSTRSLGCRGGGVGGSWGLPGVAMPRIPDRQRIAQDSRDKISSGEYGPGFKLPSLREMSAHYGVSAEPVRSALLILQAEGLIEGHQGKGVYVAGDHPASD, encoded by the coding sequence ATGCCCAACCGGGAGGGCCGGTTGCCTACCAGGCGATCCAGTGCCGGGCTTCCGGGGCTCAACATACAATGCAAAGCATGCAAAGAACAAGAGCCGAACATGCTAAGCACGCGAAGTCTTGGCTGCCGAGGTGGCGGCGTGGGAGGATCTTGGGGCCTACCAGGAGTTGCCATGCCCCGAATCCCAGACCGTCAACGCATTGCTCAGGACAGCCGCGACAAGATCAGCTCGGGTGAGTACGGCCCGGGGTTCAAGCTGCCTTCGCTGCGCGAGATGTCCGCGCACTACGGCGTCTCCGCCGAGCCGGTCCGATCGGCTCTGCTGATCCTGCAGGCTGAAGGTCTGATCGAAGGTCATCAAGGTAAGGGCGTATACGTCGCTGGGGACCATCCAGCATCTGACTAG
- a CDS encoding DivIVA domain-containing protein, translating into MIRRLASRRDERQPIAQTNRSQPLRPWQIRERCFNVRRRGLDPAEIRTFLYQVADELTVAQSALRAVQEENVRIKNALRTWQSTQSANHRYR; encoded by the coding sequence CTGATCCGTCGCCTGGCGAGCCGACGCGACGAGAGACAACCAATCGCACAAACGAACAGAAGCCAGCCACTCCGCCCCTGGCAGATCCGCGAGCGCTGCTTCAACGTCCGCCGCCGCGGCCTCGACCCGGCAGAGATCCGCACCTTCCTCTACCAGGTCGCCGACGAACTCACCGTCGCGCAGAGCGCCCTGCGAGCGGTTCAGGAGGAGAACGTCCGCATCAAGAACGCCCTGCGCACCTGGCAGAGCACCCAGTCGGCGAACCACCGCTACCGATGA
- a CDS encoding GNAT family N-acetyltransferase: MDGLIWKEFGEEHLVELTRLAEACLAVDGGLPLFARTPLLRARLLQTRTLGAWHDGGLVAAVGVGLGGQPATGTGLVHPDWRGRGFGGRLLSWALEQAGEVDLMVTTESWSPGADALFTERGFERTFMEWVQRHDLCSLPDVPRPDGVTTEPVTLGPELFSTYRASFADRPGFGSPTADEWLGELGEDDEYRADLSLIARGPDGAAVGFVNVIDNWIDQVGVVPGWRGRRVGAYLVAGALRGLAADGAREAWLCVNDNNPAAELYRRLGFQDFGRRARYLRRRS, from the coding sequence GTGGACGGGCTCATCTGGAAGGAGTTCGGCGAGGAGCACCTCGTTGAGCTGACCCGGCTGGCCGAGGCGTGCCTGGCCGTCGACGGCGGGTTGCCGCTGTTCGCCCGTACCCCGTTGTTGCGGGCGCGGCTGCTCCAGACGCGTACCCTCGGCGCCTGGCACGACGGCGGCCTGGTCGCGGCCGTGGGGGTCGGCCTCGGCGGGCAGCCGGCCACCGGCACCGGCCTGGTGCATCCGGACTGGCGGGGGCGGGGTTTCGGCGGGCGGCTGCTGAGCTGGGCTCTTGAGCAGGCCGGTGAGGTCGACCTGATGGTGACGACCGAGTCGTGGAGCCCTGGTGCGGATGCGCTGTTCACGGAGCGAGGCTTCGAGCGGACGTTCATGGAGTGGGTGCAGCGGCACGACCTCTGCTCTCTTCCTGATGTCCCTCGTCCCGACGGCGTGACCACCGAGCCGGTGACACTTGGTCCCGAGCTGTTCTCGACCTACCGGGCGTCGTTCGCTGACCGGCCCGGCTTCGGTTCGCCCACCGCCGACGAGTGGCTGGGTGAGCTGGGGGAGGACGACGAGTACCGGGCGGACCTGTCGCTCATCGCGCGTGGGCCTGACGGTGCCGCCGTGGGGTTCGTCAACGTCATCGACAACTGGATCGACCAGGTGGGCGTCGTGCCGGGGTGGCGGGGGCGGCGGGTCGGGGCGTATCTGGTGGCTGGTGCGCTGCGAGGGCTGGCGGCGGACGGGGCGCGGGAGGCGTGGCTCTGCGTCAACGACAACAACCCGGCCGCCGAGTTGTACCGGCGGCTCGGGTTCCAGGACTTCGGTCGGCGGGCTCGCTACCTGCGCCGGCGTTCGTAG
- a CDS encoding DUF1801 domain-containing protein gives MATSKQPVTVPTDASVDDFLAAVPDDRRRADAERLCALLREVTGEPPVMWGPSIVGFGAYRYTYGSGRTGDWPLVGFSPRKQQLVVYLVGGYEERYPSVLARLGPHKTGKGCLYLKRLDDVDESALRELVDRTVRVHRGVDRASQG, from the coding sequence ATGGCGACCTCGAAGCAGCCGGTGACCGTGCCGACCGACGCCAGCGTCGACGATTTCCTGGCGGCCGTGCCGGACGACCGCCGGCGGGCCGATGCCGAGCGGCTCTGCGCGCTGCTGCGCGAGGTGACCGGCGAGCCCCCGGTCATGTGGGGGCCGAGCATCGTGGGCTTCGGCGCCTACCGCTACACCTACGGCAGCGGGCGCACGGGTGACTGGCCGCTGGTCGGCTTCTCGCCGCGCAAGCAGCAACTCGTCGTCTACCTGGTCGGCGGCTACGAGGAGCGCTACCCGTCGGTGCTGGCCCGGCTCGGCCCGCACAAGACCGGCAAGGGCTGCCTCTACCTGAAGCGGCTCGACGACGTCGACGAGAGCGCCCTGCGCGAGCTGGTCGACCGCACGGTCCGCGTGCACAGGGGCGTCGACCGGGCCAGCCAGGGCTGA
- a CDS encoding patatin-like phospholipase family protein, translated as MTNALVLAGGGVAGIAWELGVLRGLADADPTLADRVIAADLVVGTSAGSAVAAQITSGVALDDLYAAQLRPETAEIEVDVDTEKLFAEYAAVLTGATGPEDARRRLGGLALAAQTVDPAARLAAIDARLPVKQWPDRRLLLPAVDAETGDEAIFTRESGVTLGDAVAASCAVPGIWPPVTIGDRRYVDGGVRSMTNADLAAGADRVLIIQPTLADTPQPWGDLDAEIAALAPAAVHVISADQASVDAFGTNALSPATRAASARAGRAVGATHAAAVAALWD; from the coding sequence ATGACGAACGCACTCGTACTCGCCGGTGGCGGCGTGGCCGGGATTGCCTGGGAGCTGGGCGTCCTGCGCGGCCTCGCCGACGCCGACCCCACCCTCGCCGACCGGGTCATCGCCGCCGACCTGGTCGTGGGCACCTCCGCCGGTTCCGCGGTCGCCGCCCAGATCACCAGCGGTGTCGCGCTCGACGACCTGTACGCGGCCCAGCTCCGCCCCGAGACCGCCGAGATCGAGGTCGACGTCGACACGGAGAAGCTCTTCGCCGAGTACGCCGCCGTGCTGACCGGCGCGACCGGGCCGGAGGACGCCCGCCGCCGGCTCGGCGGGCTCGCCCTCGCCGCGCAGACCGTCGACCCGGCCGCCCGGCTCGCCGCGATCGACGCCCGGCTCCCCGTGAAGCAGTGGCCCGACCGTCGCCTGCTGCTGCCCGCCGTCGACGCCGAGACCGGTGACGAGGCCATCTTCACCCGCGAGTCCGGCGTGACCCTGGGCGACGCCGTCGCGGCCAGCTGCGCGGTGCCCGGCATCTGGCCGCCGGTCACGATCGGCGACCGCCGCTACGTCGACGGCGGCGTGCGCTCCATGACCAACGCCGACCTGGCCGCCGGCGCGGACCGCGTGCTGATCATCCAGCCGACCCTCGCGGACACCCCGCAGCCGTGGGGCGACCTCGACGCCGAGATCGCCGCGCTCGCCCCCGCCGCCGTCCACGTGATCAGTGCCGACCAGGCGTCCGTCGACGCGTTCGGCACCAACGCGCTGTCACCCGCGACCCGGGCTGCCTCCGCCCGCGCCGGCCGGGCCGTCGGCGCGACGCACGCCGCCGCCGTCGCCGCTCTCTGGGACTGA
- a CDS encoding alpha/beta fold hydrolase yields the protein MNASGSAASFTDVRQVDAGVLNVGYVDAGPPDGPVVLLLHGWPYDIHSFAEVVPRLVAAGHRVLVPHLRGYGTTRFRSDDTMRNGQPAALALDTVAFLDALGVPKATLAGFDWGARTADIIAALWPERCQGLVSVSGYLIASQESGRTPLPPPAELSWWYQFYFATDRGRDGYAKNLDAFAKLIWRTASPKWAFDDETFNRSVASLHNPDHVDVVIHNYRWRLGLAPGEPQYDEVEQKLAANPSIAVPTITLEGDANGAPHLDPSVYAGRFSGRYEHRTVSGGVGHNLPQEAPEAFADAVLQVAT from the coding sequence ATGAACGCCAGCGGATCGGCAGCGTCGTTCACGGATGTGCGGCAGGTCGACGCCGGTGTGCTGAACGTCGGATACGTCGACGCCGGGCCACCGGACGGGCCGGTGGTGCTCCTGCTGCACGGGTGGCCGTACGACATCCACAGCTTCGCCGAGGTCGTACCCCGGCTGGTGGCCGCCGGTCACCGGGTGCTCGTGCCGCACCTGCGGGGGTACGGCACGACGCGGTTCCGGTCGGACGACACCATGCGCAACGGCCAGCCCGCGGCCCTGGCCCTCGACACCGTGGCGTTCCTGGACGCCCTCGGGGTGCCGAAGGCGACGCTCGCGGGGTTCGACTGGGGCGCCCGGACGGCCGACATCATCGCGGCGCTGTGGCCCGAGCGCTGCCAGGGCCTCGTTTCGGTGAGCGGCTACCTGATCGCCAGCCAGGAATCGGGGCGCACACCGCTGCCGCCGCCGGCCGAACTCTCCTGGTGGTACCAGTTCTACTTCGCCACGGACCGCGGCCGGGACGGCTACGCGAAGAACCTGGACGCCTTCGCCAAGTTGATCTGGCGGACGGCGTCCCCGAAGTGGGCCTTCGACGACGAGACGTTCAACCGGAGCGTCGCCTCTCTGCACAACCCCGACCACGTCGACGTCGTGATCCACAACTACCGCTGGCGCCTCGGCCTCGCCCCAGGCGAGCCCCAGTACGACGAGGTCGAGCAGAAGCTGGCCGCGAACCCGAGCATCGCGGTGCCCACCATCACCCTCGAAGGGGACGCCAACGGCGCACCCCACCTCGACCCGTCTGTGTACGCCGGGCGCTTCTCCGGCCGCTACGAGCACCGGACCGTGAGTGGCGGCGTCGGGCACAACCTGCCGCAGGAGGCGCCGGAGGCGTTCGCCGACGCGGTGTTGCAGGTGGCGACCTGA
- a CDS encoding TIGR03089 family protein, with amino-acid sequence MADHAPVAVATGEPLLSYLDDATGERTDLTAQQLGAWAARSAGLLRDGCGLRPGDRVAVLLPPHWRTAAVLIGAWSVGLSVSFRPRALAGLPVLEPGADLPYDAVFVTPERLDDWLEDVPEGTHRYLVGTGPGPLSSVPPGWLDWSTEVLRHPEIAPDLGVLRPSDPASPDGTSYGEWGAVAREYAKQLDLRAGDRLLVDAAAHEQPLKWLLAPLAAGASVVLCANLDPADRDARAAAEQATRVL; translated from the coding sequence ATGGCCGACCACGCACCCGTCGCCGTAGCGACAGGCGAGCCGCTGCTCAGCTACCTCGACGACGCCACCGGCGAGCGCACCGACCTGACCGCCCAGCAGTTGGGCGCGTGGGCGGCCCGCAGCGCCGGGCTGCTGCGGGACGGCTGCGGGCTGCGCCCCGGCGACCGGGTGGCGGTGCTGCTGCCGCCGCACTGGCGTACCGCGGCCGTGCTCATCGGGGCCTGGTCGGTCGGGCTGTCGGTCTCGTTCCGGCCCCGCGCTCTGGCCGGGCTGCCGGTCCTCGAACCCGGTGCCGACCTGCCGTACGACGCCGTGTTCGTCACCCCGGAACGCCTCGATGACTGGCTGGAGGACGTGCCCGAGGGGACGCACCGCTACCTCGTCGGCACCGGCCCCGGCCCGCTGTCCTCGGTGCCGCCCGGCTGGTTGGACTGGTCCACGGAGGTGCTCCGGCACCCCGAGATCGCGCCCGACCTGGGCGTCCTGCGCCCGTCCGACCCGGCCAGCCCGGACGGCACCAGCTACGGCGAGTGGGGCGCGGTGGCCCGGGAGTACGCCAAGCAGCTCGACCTGCGCGCCGGCGACCGGCTGCTGGTCGACGCGGCCGCGCACGAGCAGCCGCTGAAGTGGCTGCTCGCCCCGCTCGCGGCCGGCGCGTCCGTGGTCCTCTGCGCCAACCTCGATCCGGCCGACCGGGACGCCCGCGCGGCGGCCGAGCAGGCCACCCGGGTGCTGTGA
- a CDS encoding TetR/AcrR family transcriptional regulator, whose product MAIRERRERERAERERAIVAAARDLAEAEGWDAVTTRRLAAEIEYSQPVLYSHFKGKGAIMAAVAVEGCGDLAAELAAARAAATDEREAVAGIATAYADFAERRPALYDAIFNLPTELPFASQDVPVELARAFAELAETLRPFAGDDNLETFTETFWSGLHGLVSLMRNGRLRREEHERRLALLVDRFARLG is encoded by the coding sequence ATGGCGATTCGGGAGCGGCGTGAGCGGGAGCGGGCGGAACGGGAGCGGGCGATCGTCGCCGCGGCCCGGGACCTGGCCGAGGCGGAGGGCTGGGACGCGGTCACCACGCGCCGGCTCGCCGCCGAGATCGAGTACAGCCAGCCCGTCCTCTACAGCCACTTCAAGGGCAAGGGCGCCATCATGGCGGCGGTCGCCGTGGAGGGCTGCGGTGATCTGGCCGCCGAACTCGCCGCCGCCCGGGCCGCCGCGACCGACGAGCGGGAGGCGGTGGCGGGCATCGCCACGGCGTACGCCGATTTCGCCGAACGACGGCCCGCGCTCTACGACGCGATCTTCAACCTCCCCACCGAACTGCCCTTCGCCAGCCAGGACGTGCCGGTCGAGCTGGCCCGCGCCTTCGCCGAGCTGGCGGAGACCCTGCGCCCCTTCGCCGGTGACGACAACCTGGAGACGTTCACCGAGACCTTCTGGAGCGGGCTGCACGGCCTGGTCTCGCTGATGCGCAACGGCCGGCTCCGCCGGGAGGAACACGAGCGGCGGCTGGCCCTCCTGGTGGATCGGTTCGCCCGGCTAGGGTGA
- a CDS encoding DUF4267 domain-containing protein codes for MLSAIAYGLAVVLSLFCVFIGARFLLAPQASAAGYGVPVKPDEDPAYLTIKGLRDLSYGLLGLALIAFTSAEAVAWYMLIVAINPLGDTLIVLRHGRKAVAFGVHFATAVVILLNAVLLFAL; via the coding sequence ATGCTCAGCGCCATCGCCTACGGGCTCGCCGTCGTCCTCAGCCTCTTCTGTGTCTTCATCGGCGCGCGGTTCCTTCTCGCGCCCCAGGCCTCGGCCGCCGGCTACGGCGTGCCGGTCAAGCCGGACGAGGACCCCGCCTACCTCACGATCAAGGGCCTGCGCGACCTCAGCTACGGCCTGCTCGGTCTCGCGCTCATCGCCTTCACCAGCGCCGAGGCGGTCGCCTGGTACATGCTGATCGTCGCGATCAACCCGCTGGGAGACACCCTCATCGTGCTGCGCCACGGCAGGAAGGCCGTCGCCTTCGGCGTCCACTTCGCCACCGCCGTGGTCATCCTGCTCAACGCCGTCCTGCTGTTCGCCCTCTGA
- the ligD gene encoding non-homologous end-joining DNA ligase, translating into MPADRLKVDVEGRSLEVSNLDKVLYPKAGFTKGEVIDYYTRIAPVLLPHLQDRALTRIRFPNGVDGGSFFEKNAPAATPAWVRTENLPAPGSSKGRETIDYVVADDLPTLVWLANLAALELHTPQWKIGEHPDMMVVDLDPGAPAALKQCCQVALLMRDRLAEDGIDSYPKTSGKKGMQLCCPIAGTQDADLVSDYAKRIAQELEKAHPKLIVSKMAKNLRPGKVFIDWSQNNAAKTTVAPYSLRAQDVPSVSTPLTWDEVEAGAAGKRPSTKPYTAPEVLKRVEKQGDLLAPLLDGGPELPGR; encoded by the coding sequence ATGCCAGCTGACCGTCTGAAGGTGGACGTGGAGGGCCGCTCGTTGGAGGTGTCCAACCTGGACAAGGTCCTCTACCCGAAGGCCGGCTTCACCAAGGGCGAGGTGATCGACTACTACACCCGGATCGCCCCGGTGCTGCTGCCGCACCTCCAGGACCGCGCGCTCACCCGGATCCGCTTCCCCAACGGCGTCGACGGCGGCTCGTTCTTCGAGAAGAACGCGCCCGCCGCCACCCCCGCCTGGGTACGCACCGAGAACCTGCCCGCCCCCGGGTCGAGCAAGGGGCGGGAGACCATCGACTACGTGGTCGCCGACGACCTGCCCACCCTGGTATGGCTGGCCAACCTCGCCGCGCTGGAGCTGCACACGCCGCAGTGGAAGATCGGCGAGCACCCGGACATGATGGTGGTCGACCTGGACCCGGGTGCCCCGGCCGCTTTGAAGCAGTGCTGCCAGGTGGCGCTGCTCATGCGGGACCGGCTCGCCGAGGACGGCATCGACAGCTACCCGAAGACGTCGGGCAAGAAGGGCATGCAGCTCTGCTGCCCGATCGCCGGCACGCAGGACGCCGATCTCGTCTCCGACTACGCCAAGCGGATCGCGCAGGAGTTGGAGAAGGCGCACCCGAAGCTGATCGTCTCGAAGATGGCGAAGAACCTGCGCCCCGGGAAGGTCTTCATCGACTGGAGCCAGAACAACGCGGCCAAGACGACGGTGGCCCCGTACTCGCTGCGGGCCCAGGACGTGCCCTCGGTCTCGACCCCGCTGACCTGGGACGAGGTCGAGGCGGGCGCGGCCGGCAAGCGGCCGTCGACGAAGCCGTACACCGCCCCGGAGGTGCTCAAGCGGGTGGAGAAGCAGGGCGACCTGCTCGCCCCGCTGCTCGACGGCGGCCCGGAACTACCCGGCCGCTGA
- the ligD gene encoding non-homologous end-joining DNA ligase — protein sequence MPGAPLKPMLAMTGQLPAGDGWAYEFKWDGVRALADISRGHQRLYARSGVEITTAYPELIPLAEQVDDALLDGEVVLFTDGQPSFTALAERMHVRNAAKAARLAATVPVTYMIFDVLRLRGADLTGRPYRERREILESLGLGAARWAVPPVFGDGPATYAAAGEHGLEGVMAKRVDAAYRPGVRSPDWVKVKLEVTGDFVVGGWRPGARKIGGLLVGVPRPDGRLTYRGRVGGGIGAALERELLRELEPLRTAGSPFAGDVPREDARGANWVTPQVVVEVKYGQRTPDGRLRFPRILRLRPDKPAEEVDDAS from the coding sequence GTGCCCGGCGCGCCGTTGAAGCCGATGCTCGCGATGACCGGGCAGCTCCCGGCCGGTGACGGCTGGGCGTACGAGTTCAAGTGGGACGGGGTCCGCGCGCTCGCCGACATCAGCCGCGGCCACCAGCGCCTGTACGCCCGCTCCGGCGTCGAGATCACCACCGCGTACCCCGAGTTGATCCCCCTGGCCGAGCAGGTCGACGACGCCCTGCTGGACGGCGAGGTGGTGCTCTTCACCGACGGCCAGCCCTCGTTCACCGCCCTGGCCGAGCGGATGCACGTCCGTAACGCGGCCAAGGCCGCGCGGCTCGCGGCGACCGTGCCCGTCACGTACATGATCTTCGACGTGCTGCGGCTGCGCGGCGCGGACCTGACCGGCCGGCCCTACCGGGAGCGGCGGGAGATCCTGGAGTCCCTCGGGCTCGGCGCCGCCCGGTGGGCGGTGCCCCCGGTCTTCGGCGACGGCCCGGCCACCTACGCGGCGGCCGGCGAGCACGGCCTGGAGGGGGTGATGGCCAAGCGGGTCGACGCCGCCTACCGGCCCGGGGTGCGGTCGCCGGACTGGGTGAAGGTCAAGCTGGAGGTGACCGGCGACTTCGTGGTCGGCGGCTGGCGGCCCGGCGCGCGGAAGATCGGCGGCCTGCTGGTCGGGGTGCCCCGGCCGGACGGGCGGCTCACCTACCGGGGCCGGGTCGGCGGCGGGATCGGCGCGGCGCTCGAACGGGAACTGCTGCGCGAGCTGGAGCCGCTGCGTACCGCCGGCTCGCCGTTCGCCGGGGACGTGCCGCGCGAGGATGCGCGCGGCGCGAACTGGGTAACTCCTCAGGTCGTGGTGGAGGTCAAGTACGGCCAGCGCACCCCCGACGGCCGGCTGCGCTTCCCCCGGATCCTGCGCCTGCGCCCCGACAAGCCGGCCGAGGAGGTCGACGATGCCAGCTGA
- a CDS encoding Ku protein, with product MRAIWKGAVSFGLVSIGVKVYSATEEKDIRFHQVHREDGGRIRYKRTCSVCGEEVTYDDIAKGYDIGGGEMVILTDEDFAELPLTTSHAIDVLEFVPAEQVDPILYNKAYFLEPEGSATKPYVLLRDALADSERVAIVKVALRQREQLATLRVREGVLLLNTMLWPDEVRQPDFGFLDEDLKVRPPELAMASSLIDSMAGEFEPDAFTDDYRAALQEVIDAKVEGREVVQPEEEEAAPAAAVDLMAALKASVDRARAARGEAPEGGAGEPTPISAARSAQKAAKATKAPARKAAEKKAPAKKAPAKKAAEKKAEPAKKTAAKKAAAKKAPAKKAAEKKAAPRKTA from the coding sequence ATGCGGGCGATCTGGAAGGGAGCGGTGTCGTTCGGCCTGGTGTCGATCGGGGTGAAGGTCTACTCGGCCACCGAGGAGAAGGACATCCGCTTCCATCAGGTGCACCGCGAGGACGGCGGCCGCATCCGTTACAAGCGCACCTGCTCGGTCTGCGGCGAGGAGGTGACCTACGACGACATCGCCAAGGGCTACGACATCGGCGGCGGCGAGATGGTCATCCTCACCGACGAGGACTTCGCCGAGCTGCCGCTGACCACCTCGCACGCGATCGACGTGCTGGAGTTCGTGCCGGCCGAGCAGGTCGACCCGATCCTCTACAACAAGGCGTACTTCCTGGAGCCGGAGGGCTCGGCCACCAAGCCGTACGTGCTGCTGCGCGACGCGCTCGCCGACTCGGAGCGGGTGGCGATCGTGAAGGTGGCGCTGCGCCAGCGGGAGCAGCTCGCGACGCTGCGGGTCCGCGAGGGTGTGCTGCTGCTCAACACCATGCTCTGGCCGGACGAGGTGCGCCAGCCCGACTTCGGCTTCCTCGACGAGGACCTCAAGGTGCGGCCCCCGGAGCTGGCGATGGCCAGCTCGCTCATCGACTCGATGGCCGGCGAGTTCGAGCCGGACGCCTTCACCGACGACTACCGGGCCGCGTTGCAGGAGGTCATCGACGCCAAGGTCGAGGGCCGCGAGGTGGTCCAGCCGGAGGAGGAAGAGGCCGCGCCGGCCGCCGCCGTGGACCTGATGGCCGCCCTCAAGGCGTCGGTCGACCGGGCCCGGGCGGCCCGGGGCGAGGCGCCGGAGGGCGGGGCGGGCGAGCCGACCCCGATCTCGGCGGCCCGCTCGGCGCAGAAGGCCGCCAAGGCCACCAAGGCGCCGGCCAGGAAGGCGGCCGAGAAGAAGGCCCCGGCGAAGAAGGCGCCCGCCAAGAAGGCGGCGGAGAAGAAGGCCGAGCCGGCCAAGAAGACCGCCGCCAAGAAGGCCGCGGCGAAGAAGGCCCCGGCCAAGAAGGCCGCCGAGAAGAAGGCCGCCCCCCGCAAGACCGCCTGA
- a CDS encoding PPOX class F420-dependent oxidoreductase, whose amino-acid sequence MAILTEEDLALLAEPQLAHVATIEVDGTPHVTPVWVDTDGEHIVFNTAKGRQKYVNIERNPVVAVSVVDKADDFRTLWVKGTAELVSEGADEHIDRMAQKYLGQDTYPFRRPGEERVIVRITPTEKLGRG is encoded by the coding sequence ATGGCGATCCTCACCGAAGAAGACCTGGCCCTGCTCGCCGAGCCGCAGCTCGCCCACGTGGCGACGATCGAAGTCGACGGCACCCCGCACGTCACCCCGGTCTGGGTGGACACCGACGGGGAGCACATCGTCTTCAACACGGCCAAGGGCCGGCAGAAGTACGTCAACATCGAGCGCAACCCGGTGGTCGCGGTCTCCGTGGTGGACAAGGCCGACGACTTCCGCACCCTGTGGGTCAAGGGCACCGCGGAGCTGGTCTCCGAGGGGGCCGACGAGCACATCGACCGGATGGCGCAGAAGTACCTCGGGCAGGACACGTACCCGTTCCGCCGGCCCGGTGAGGAGCGGGTGATCGTCCGCATCACCCCCACCGAGAAGCTCGGCCGGGGCTGA
- a CDS encoding DUF4241 domain-containing protein, producing MPYTPDFDGLLTPGARFPDGEAEHVLEVHPAGEVVLPTGRVVGCDPLVCPESDPFTVTVEPGRYPARAWVSSIRRDGVESDRRVAALELVIRDEPVARWEMALVDGQDVGELDDDGFFGYGVDAGTGTLADRAALGPLEDWDYDRVEEVFLAEDEDHVKGPVPGLVDAVVDEATGANVLTVWSGWGDGCYGTWVGRTADDRVASFVTDFMVLPSEG from the coding sequence GTGCCGTACACCCCTGACTTCGACGGGCTGCTGACGCCCGGCGCGCGTTTCCCCGACGGGGAGGCCGAGCACGTGCTGGAGGTGCACCCGGCCGGCGAGGTAGTGCTGCCGACCGGGCGCGTGGTGGGGTGCGACCCGCTGGTCTGCCCGGAAAGCGACCCGTTCACGGTGACCGTCGAGCCCGGCCGCTACCCGGCCCGGGCGTGGGTGTCGTCGATCCGGCGGGACGGCGTGGAGAGCGACCGGCGGGTGGCCGCGCTCGAACTGGTGATCCGCGACGAGCCGGTGGCCCGCTGGGAGATGGCCCTCGTGGACGGCCAGGACGTCGGCGAGCTGGACGACGACGGGTTCTTCGGTTACGGCGTGGACGCGGGCACCGGCACCCTCGCCGACCGTGCGGCGCTCGGGCCGCTGGAGGACTGGGACTACGACCGGGTCGAGGAGGTCTTCCTCGCCGAGGACGAGGACCACGTAAAGGGTCCGGTCCCGGGGCTGGTTGACGCGGTCGTCGACGAGGCGACCGGCGCGAACGTGCTGACCGTCTGGTCGGGCTGGGGCGACGGCTGCTACGGGACCTGGGTGGGCCGGACCGCGGACGACCGGGTCGCGTCGTTTGTCACCGACTTCATGGTGCTGCCCTCCGAGGGATGA
- a CDS encoding FKBP-type peptidyl-prolyl cis-trans isomerase: MSERVQNRSAGQSPGTKAERRLAAQLAAKKAAEAKRRRQSILGAFVGVLAVAGLIAGIVWKNSGDDDKPASTAASASAAPSAEPTAPPAQQFPADIDPALKTKPTVEAGKGELTKLTVTTLVKGKGAAVKAGQQITTNYVGVFYKDGKEFDASWNNGQPATFPIGVGQVIPGWDKGLVGVPVGSRVQLDIPADLAYGNDASGGRPAGPLRFVVDVLAAQ, from the coding sequence GTGAGCGAGCGCGTGCAGAACCGGTCGGCGGGCCAGAGCCCGGGCACCAAGGCGGAGCGGCGGCTGGCCGCCCAGCTGGCGGCGAAGAAGGCCGCCGAGGCGAAGCGCCGCCGGCAGTCGATCCTGGGCGCCTTCGTCGGTGTGCTCGCCGTGGCCGGCCTGATCGCGGGCATCGTGTGGAAGAACAGCGGCGACGACGACAAGCCGGCGAGCACCGCCGCGTCGGCCAGCGCCGCCCCCTCGGCCGAGCCGACCGCACCGCCGGCGCAGCAGTTCCCGGCCGACATCGACCCGGCGCTGAAGACCAAGCCGACCGTCGAGGCGGGCAAGGGCGAGCTGACGAAGCTCACCGTGACCACGCTGGTCAAGGGCAAGGGCGCGGCGGTCAAGGCCGGCCAGCAGATCACCACCAACTACGTGGGTGTGTTCTACAAGGACGGCAAGGAGTTCGACGCGTCCTGGAACAACGGCCAGCCGGCCACCTTCCCGATCGGCGTCGGCCAGGTCATCCCGGGTTGGGACAAGGGCCTCGTGGGCGTGCCGGTGGGCAGCCGGGTGCAGCTCGACATTCCGGCCGATCTGGCGTACGGCAACGACGCGTCGGGCGGGCGCCCGGCCGGGCCGCTGCGCTTCGTCGTCGACGTGCTCGCCGCGCAGTAG